A single window of Lutzomyia longipalpis isolate SR_M1_2022 chromosome 1, ASM2433408v1 DNA harbors:
- the LOC129786983 gene encoding THO complex subunit 3 encodes MGVSKVEELQDFFKSHNKIREQKAHTSKVHSVGWNCDGRKLASGSFDKSVAIFSLDRDRLSKDNTYRGHTGSVDQLCWHAVQPDLLSTASGDKTVRIWDVRIGKCATIVNTKGENINITWSPDGNTIAVGNKEDLVTFIDTRTHKIRAEEQFSFEVNEIAWNNRSDLFFLTNGQGCVHILNYPNLEVKDILKAHPGTCICIEFDPTGKYFATGSADALVSLWDAEELSCIRVFSRLDWPVRTISFSHDGRLLASASEDLLIDIGDTETGDKVADISVDAATFTVAWHPKQYLLAYACDDKDSCDRRRDAGSLKVWGFSD; translated from the exons ATGGGGGTTAGCAAAGTGGAGGAACTTCAGGATTTCTTCAAGAGCCACAATAAGATTCGGGAGCAGAAAGCCCATACATCGAAGGTACACTCCGTGGGATGGAACTGCGATGGCAGGAAACTTGCTTCGGGGTCTTTTGATAAATCCGTGGCGATTTTCTCCCTCGACAGGGACCGTTTG AGCAAAGACAACACCTACCGCGGTCACACAGGCTCCGTGGATCAACTGTGTTGGCATGCAGTCCAACCCGATCTCTTGAGTACAGCGAGTGGAGATAAAACCGTCCGGATTTGGGATGTCCGAATAGGGAAATGCGCCACGATAGTCAATACAAAAGGGGAAAATATCAACATTACCTGGTCACCGGATGGGAATACCATTGCTGTGGGCAATAAGGAAGATCTCGTCACGTTCATTGACACGCGTACGCACAAAATCCGCGCTGAGGAACAATTCAGCTTTGAGGTGAATGAAATTGCGTGGAACAACCGAAGTGACCTGTTCTTCCTCACAAATGGCCAGGGATGCGTGCATATCCTCAACTATCCGAATCTTGAGGTCAAAGATATTCTAAAAGCTCATCCTGGAACATGCATTTGCATTGAATTCGATCCCACGGGCAAATACTTTGCAACTGGAAGTGCAGACGCTCTTGTTTCCCTTTGGGATGCTGAGGAGCTTTCCTGCATTCGGGTATTTTCCCGTCTCGACTGGCCAGTTCGTACAATTTCCTTCAGCCACGATGGCAGACTCCTGGCATCTGCGAGTGAAGATCTTCTCATTGATATCGGGGACACCGAGACAGGAGATAAGGTGGCTGACATCTCCGTTGATGCTGCAACATTCACAGTCGCCTGGCATCCGAAGCAGTACCTCCTGGCATACGCGTGTGACGACAAGGATTCCTGCGATAGACGACGTGATGCTGGAAGCCTGAAAGTTTGGGGATTTtccgattaa
- the LOC129786984 gene encoding U3 small nucleolar ribonucleoprotein protein IMP4 has product MLRRQARLRREYLYRKSVEGKHKALQEKKDRIKRSLEENIPIHGDLQREALSLQEKLKWSDAGPSAAAEIGGVSGGANTANSQDDEYRYAGCEDPKIMITTSRDPSVRLKMFVKELRLIFPNAQRMNRGNYEVKQMVHACRANDVTDFIVVHETRGVPDNLVICHLPHGPTAFFNISGVVMRHDIPDIGPMSEQKPQLIFHNFKTPLGMRTMSILKYLFPVPKEDSRRIMTFANHDDFICFRHHTYQRINGRVELTECGPRFQLSLYRIQLGTLDELDATDTEWTLHRYMNTTAKRRFLSDDDGWEQDDDELQINS; this is encoded by the coding sequence ATGTTGCGGAGACAGGCAAGATTGAGGCGGGAGTACTTGTACAGGAAGTCTGTGGAGGGAAAACATAAGGCATTGCAGGAGAAGAAGGATCGGATAAAGAGAAGTTTGGAGGAAAATATCCCCATTCATGGAGATCTTCAGCGTGAAGCTCTGTCGCTgcaggaaaagctcaaatggTCTGATGCTGGACCCAGTGCTGCTGCTGAAATTGGTGGTGTCAGTGGTGGGGCAAATACAGCTAATTCCCAGGATGATGAGTATCGCTATGCGGGCTGTGAGGATCCCAAGATCATGATCACAACATCCCGAGATCCCTCAGTGAGGCTCAAGATGTTCGTGAAGGAGCTTCGGTTGATCTTCCCAAATGCCCAGCGCATGAATCGCGGGAATTACGAAGTGAAGCAAATGGTACACGCGTGCCGGGCTAATGATGTCACAGACTTCATTGTTGTGCACGAGACGCGTGGTGTTCCGGACAATCTGGTGATCTGCCATCTGCCTCACGGGCCCACAGCCTTTTTCAACATCTCCGGCGTTGTTATGCGGCATGACATTCCCGATATTGGGCCAATGAGTGAGCAGAAGCCACAGCTGATCTTTCACAACTTCAAAACTCCTCTCGGCATGAGGACAATGTCCATCCTGAAGTATCTCTTCCCTGTACCCAAGGAAGATTCCCGGCGCATCATGACCTTTGCCAATCACGATGATTTCATCTGCTTCCGGCATCACACGTACCAGCGCATCAATGGGAGGGTGGAGCTCACTGAATGTGGCCCAAGATTTCAACTCAGCCTCTATAGGATTCAACTTGGTACGCTTGATGAGCTTGATGCCACCGACACAGAGTGGACTCTGCATAGGTACATGAACACCACGGCCAAGAGGAGATTCCTTTCAGATGACGACGGCTGGGAGCAGGATGATGatgaattgcaaattaattcataa
- the LOC129786982 gene encoding equilibrative nucleoside transporter 1 isoform X2, whose amino-acid sequence MQKMPRKEEQSLLGGQRTNGGATIVPNGGSGEIERTPFITHNEPVRLTPAWEESNLPNDELNFKGMTMERATMEINPPNDRCYLVFLTLVLHGIGTLMPWNMFITAKSYFVSYKMSEDYTGMQSDYASNFLAYLGFAAQIPNLLFNWINIFIRVGGNLTARIVWSICIEVIIFVLTVALAMIDSSAWPGAFFWITMVSVVVLNMAGGVYQNTIYGIAAKLPIKYTGAVVLGSNISGTFTAIISILSENFASSPRTAAIYYFIAAMFILLLCFDTYFALPLNKFYRYHEMLKEKEEEKSKISGVDVNARPPYFKIFRQCFPQLFNVFFVFFVTLAVFPAIHSDIKPSDSNFIISDKYFVSVTCFLTFNLCAMLGSLITSWINWPSPRFLVIPVVLRAAFLPLFLFCNYRPLGIERILPVFITNDWVYWSIAVVMSFSSGYLSSLGMMYTSKYVEPRYAVTAGMFAAAMLITGIFSGILFSMVFPIIVERISW is encoded by the exons atgcagaaaatgccACGAAAAGAAGAACAGTCTCTGCTGGGGGGACAGAGAACAAATGGAGGCGCAACAATTGTTCCAA atggCGGCAGTGGAGAAATAGAAAGAACACCATTTATCACGCACAATGAGCCAGTTCGTTTAACACCCGCCTGGGAGGAAAGCAATTTGCCAAATGatgagttaaattttaaag GAATGACAATGGAACGCGCCACAATGGAGATTAATCCGCCAAACGACAGATGTTATTTAGTATTTCTAACGCTTGTTCTTCATGGTATTGGTACCTTAATGCCTTGGAATATGTTTATCACTGCCAAATCG tatTTTGTGTCTTATAAAATGTCAGAGGATTATACGGGAATGCAGTCGGATTATGCTTCAAATTTCTTAGCATACCTCGGCTTTGCTGCTCAAATACCAAATTTACTCTTCAACtggattaatatttttatcagagTTGG GGGTAATTTAACGGCACGCATCGTATGGAGTATATGTATAGAGGTGATTATCTTCGTTCTCACTGTTGCTCTTGCCATGATTGATTCTTCGGCATGGCCCGGTGCCTTCTTTTGGATAACAATGGTGTCTGTTGTTGTGCTCAATA TGGCTGGTGGTGTTTATCAGAACACAATCTACGGAATTGCAGCAAAGCTTCCGATAAAGTATACGGGAGCTGTTGTTCTTGGATCAAATATCAGTGGCACATTCACAGCCATTATCTCAATATTGAGTGAGAATTTCGCATCATCCCCTCGAACAGCAGCTATTTATTACTTCATCGCTGCAATGTTCATCCTTTTACTTTGCTTCGACACGTATTTTGCATTACCACTCAAT AAATTCTACAGATATCATGAAATGCTGAAggagaaggaagaagaaaaaagtaaaatatcaGGCGTGGATGTAAATGCACGACCGCCTTACTTTAAAATCTTCCGACAGTGTTTCCCTCAGctatttaatgtctttttcgTCTTCTTCGTCACCTTGGCCGTCTTCCCAGCCATCCATTCGGACATTAAGCCAAGTGATAGTAATTTTATCATCTCCGACAAGTACTTTGTTAGCGTTACATGTTTCCTCACATTCAATCTCTGTGCAATGCTGGGAAGCTTGATAACCTCATGGATTAATTGG CCAAGTCCAAGATTCCTCGTGATTCCTGTTGTATTGCGAGCTGCCTTCCTTCCCTTGTTCCTCTTCTGCAACTATCGCCCACTCGGAATTGAGCGAATCCTGCCGGTATTTATCACAAATGATTGGGTTTACTGGTCCATTGCTGTTGTCATGTCTTTCAGTTCGGGTTATTTGAG tTCTTTGGGGATGATGTACACGTCTAAATATGTTGAACCCCGGTATGCGGTAACAGCTGGAATGTTTGCCGCTGCAATGTTGATAACAGGAATTTTCTCGGGTATTCTCTTCTCAATGGTATTCCCTATCATTGTTGAGAGAATTTCATGGTAA
- the LOC129786982 gene encoding equilibrative nucleoside transporter 1 isoform X1, whose amino-acid sequence MQKMPRKEEQSLLGGQRTNGGATIVPNQTVREIGYYIVRELNGGSGEIERTPFITHNEPVRLTPAWEESNLPNDELNFKGMTMERATMEINPPNDRCYLVFLTLVLHGIGTLMPWNMFITAKSYFVSYKMSEDYTGMQSDYASNFLAYLGFAAQIPNLLFNWINIFIRVGGNLTARIVWSICIEVIIFVLTVALAMIDSSAWPGAFFWITMVSVVVLNMAGGVYQNTIYGIAAKLPIKYTGAVVLGSNISGTFTAIISILSENFASSPRTAAIYYFIAAMFILLLCFDTYFALPLNKFYRYHEMLKEKEEEKSKISGVDVNARPPYFKIFRQCFPQLFNVFFVFFVTLAVFPAIHSDIKPSDSNFIISDKYFVSVTCFLTFNLCAMLGSLITSWINWPSPRFLVIPVVLRAAFLPLFLFCNYRPLGIERILPVFITNDWVYWSIAVVMSFSSGYLSSLGMMYTSKYVEPRYAVTAGMFAAAMLITGIFSGILFSMVFPIIVERISW is encoded by the exons atgcagaaaatgccACGAAAAGAAGAACAGTCTCTGCTGGGGGGACAGAGAACAAATGGAGGCGCAACAATTGTTCCAA ACCAAACCGTCAGGGAAATTGGATATTATATCGTGCGCGAATTAA atggCGGCAGTGGAGAAATAGAAAGAACACCATTTATCACGCACAATGAGCCAGTTCGTTTAACACCCGCCTGGGAGGAAAGCAATTTGCCAAATGatgagttaaattttaaag GAATGACAATGGAACGCGCCACAATGGAGATTAATCCGCCAAACGACAGATGTTATTTAGTATTTCTAACGCTTGTTCTTCATGGTATTGGTACCTTAATGCCTTGGAATATGTTTATCACTGCCAAATCG tatTTTGTGTCTTATAAAATGTCAGAGGATTATACGGGAATGCAGTCGGATTATGCTTCAAATTTCTTAGCATACCTCGGCTTTGCTGCTCAAATACCAAATTTACTCTTCAACtggattaatatttttatcagagTTGG GGGTAATTTAACGGCACGCATCGTATGGAGTATATGTATAGAGGTGATTATCTTCGTTCTCACTGTTGCTCTTGCCATGATTGATTCTTCGGCATGGCCCGGTGCCTTCTTTTGGATAACAATGGTGTCTGTTGTTGTGCTCAATA TGGCTGGTGGTGTTTATCAGAACACAATCTACGGAATTGCAGCAAAGCTTCCGATAAAGTATACGGGAGCTGTTGTTCTTGGATCAAATATCAGTGGCACATTCACAGCCATTATCTCAATATTGAGTGAGAATTTCGCATCATCCCCTCGAACAGCAGCTATTTATTACTTCATCGCTGCAATGTTCATCCTTTTACTTTGCTTCGACACGTATTTTGCATTACCACTCAAT AAATTCTACAGATATCATGAAATGCTGAAggagaaggaagaagaaaaaagtaaaatatcaGGCGTGGATGTAAATGCACGACCGCCTTACTTTAAAATCTTCCGACAGTGTTTCCCTCAGctatttaatgtctttttcgTCTTCTTCGTCACCTTGGCCGTCTTCCCAGCCATCCATTCGGACATTAAGCCAAGTGATAGTAATTTTATCATCTCCGACAAGTACTTTGTTAGCGTTACATGTTTCCTCACATTCAATCTCTGTGCAATGCTGGGAAGCTTGATAACCTCATGGATTAATTGG CCAAGTCCAAGATTCCTCGTGATTCCTGTTGTATTGCGAGCTGCCTTCCTTCCCTTGTTCCTCTTCTGCAACTATCGCCCACTCGGAATTGAGCGAATCCTGCCGGTATTTATCACAAATGATTGGGTTTACTGGTCCATTGCTGTTGTCATGTCTTTCAGTTCGGGTTATTTGAG tTCTTTGGGGATGATGTACACGTCTAAATATGTTGAACCCCGGTATGCGGTAACAGCTGGAATGTTTGCCGCTGCAATGTTGATAACAGGAATTTTCTCGGGTATTCTCTTCTCAATGGTATTCCCTATCATTGTTGAGAGAATTTCATGGTAA
- the LOC129786980 gene encoding NADPH-dependent diflavin oxidoreductase 1, which yields MSRKLLILYGSETGTAQDFAEQVWRESKRFFFTGPVLPMDAYDVRNLVDEELVVFVCSTTGQGEEPENMRGFWKFLLRKKLPGDSLQNMRFAVLGFGDSSYVKYNFVAKKLHKRLLQLGGVALMEVGLCDDQHDMGPSATYLPWLEKLWEKMLTISPLPNGQEALEESPREFRWDVEVIDEDKENNSSVRKETENIYANSRVARGAENPTVRLVLEENRRITHEQHFQDVRLISFKMINPIAWRPGDVLVLRPCNGEDRVKGLFSLFQDHNLPFLPETVLEIREVDSEMPVPDFLQAPISLRSLATQYWDLNAIPRPRAFALLARNCKNDLEKEKLLELASPAGQEDLFAYANRPRRTILEVLQDFPHATSQLTLEILMELFQPIKPRSFSIASCPEVGRLQLLVAVVEYRSILSTPRRGLCSTWLKKLPVGEKVIGWLKKGTLKLPAQPSKPLVMVGPGTGLAPFRSVLLQKESKYVDEESGRCVLFFGCRNRQGDFHCEEELKRMEGIGVLKLITAFSRDQEEKIYVQHRIKENGDLLRTLLIEQDGYFLVAGSSKNMPQSVKEALNVVIGEENVQKMLTTGRYQEETWS from the exons atgtcgcgaaaattgttaattttgtaCGGAAGTGAGACGGGAACAGCTCAAGATTTTGCTGAGCAAGTGTGGCGGGAGTCAAAGAGATTCTTTTTCACCGGTCCAGTGCTTCCGATGGATGCCTACGACGTGAGAAACTTGGTGGATGAGGAGCTCGTTGTTTTCGTTTGCTCCACAACTGGTCAAGGTGAGGAACCTGAGAATATGCGCGGGTTCTGGAAGTTCCTGCTGCGAAAGAAGCTCCCGGGGGACTCTCTGCAGAACATGAGATTTGCCGTGCTGGGATTTGGAGACTCCAGCTATGTCAAATACAATTTTGTGGCCAAAAAACTCCACAAGAGGTTACTTCAACTCGGTGGAGTTGCCCTGATGGAAGTTGGGCTGTGTGATGATCAGCACGATATGGGACCAAGTGCCACATACTTGCCGTGGCTTGAGAAGCTTTGGGAAAAGATGCTGACGATTAGTCCACTGCCAAATGGCCAGGAAGCTCTTGAGGAGAGTCCGCGAGAATTTCGTTGGGACGTTGAAGTTATCGATGAGGACAAGGAGAATAATTCAAGCGTCCGGAAGGAAACTGAGAATATCTATGCGAATAGCAGGGTAGCAAGAGGTGCTGAGAATCCCACCGTGAGGCTGGTTCTGGAAGAAAATCGACGAATAACGCATGAGCAGCATTTCCAGGATGTTCGGCTCATTAGCTTCAAAATGATCAATCCAATTGCATGGCGACCAGGTGATGTACTTGTCCTGCGTCCATGCAACGGAGAGGATCGCGTCAAGGGGCTCTTCAGCCTCTTCCAGGATCACAATCTTCCCTTTCTCCCAGAAACAGTTCTGGAAATCCGGGAAGTTGATTCAG AAATGCCAGTTCCTGACTTCCTGCAAGCTCCGATCTCTCTAAGATCTCTTGCAACGCAGTATTGGGACCTCAATGCAATCCCACGTCCACGTGCCTTTGCTCTTTTGGctagaaattgcaaaaatgatCTAGAAAAGGAGAAATTGCTCGAATTGGCTTCACCAGCTGGCCAGGAGGATCTCTTTGCCTATGCCAATCGTCCTCGTCGAACAATTCTAGAGGTTCTTCAGGACTTTCCTCATGCCACATCACAACTCACACTGGAAATCCTTATGGAACTGTTCCAGCCCATTAAGCCAAGATCATTCTCAATTGCCTCCTGTCCGGAAGTTGGACGGCTACAGTTGCTAGTGGCTGTTGTGGAGTATCGAAGTATTTTATCCACACCCCGGAGGGGTTTGTGCTCCACGTGGCTGAAGAAATTACCCGTGGGAGAAAAAGTTATCGGATGGCTGAAGAAAGGAACGCTGAAATTGCCAGCACAGCCTTCAAAACCTCTGGTGATGGTGGGTCCAGGAACGGGATTGGCGCCATTCCGCAGTGTTCTGCTGCAGAAGGAATCAAAATACGTGGATGAGGAATCAGGGAGGTGTGTGCTGTTCTTTGGATGCCGCAATCGTCAGGGAGACTTTCACTGTGAAGAAGAACTCAAGAGGATGGAAGGAATTGGAGTGCTCAAACTCATCACGGCTTTCTCCAGGGATCAAGaggagaaaat TTACGTCCAGCACAGGATTAAGGAGAATGGAGATCTTCTGAGGACTCTTCTCATAGAACAAGACGGTTATTTCCTGGTAGCAGGAAGCTCCAAAAACATGCCCCAGTCTGTCAAAGAGGCTCTAAATGTGGTCATTGGAGAGGAAAATGTGCAGAAAATGCTCACAACAGGACGATATCAGGAAGAAACGTGGtcttag